The following are encoded in a window of Onthophagus taurus isolate NC chromosome 3, IU_Otau_3.0, whole genome shotgun sequence genomic DNA:
- the LOC139429249 gene encoding ATP synthase membrane subunit K, mitochondrial-like: MAGGSADAAEEAKLKGMGKIFNSVTNKGRANVAMATYGSVGLLIAYFMLKPKKAK, encoded by the exons atggctGGGGGAAGTGCGGATGCCGCCGAAGAAGCGAAATTGAAAGGGATGGGCAAGATTTTTAACTCTGTAACCAACAAAGGAAGGGCTAAT GTTGCGATGGCTACTTATGGTAGTGTTGGTCTTTTAATAGCTTATTTTATGTTGAAACCGAAGAAAGCTAAGTGA